A stretch of Buteo buteo chromosome 9, bButBut1.hap1.1, whole genome shotgun sequence DNA encodes these proteins:
- the LOC142034893 gene encoding feather keratin Cos2-3, with amino-acid sequence MSCYNQCQPCQPCGPTPLANSCNEPCVRQCQNSTVVIQPSPVVVTLPGPILSSFPQNTVVGSSTSAAVGSILSCDGVPINSGCCDLSCITSRYCGRRCPPC; translated from the coding sequence ATGTCCTGCTACAaccagtgccagccctgccagccctgtggcCCAACTCCGCTGGCCAACAGCTGCAAtgagccctgtgtcaggcagtgccagaaCTCCACCGTTGTCATCCAGCCCTCTcccgtggtggtgaccctgcccggccccatcctcagctccttcccgcagAACACCGTTGTGGGCTCCTCCACCTCCGCTGCCgttggcagcatcctcagctgtGACGGGGTGCCCATCAACTCTGGGTGCTGTGACCTCTCCTGCATCACCAGCCGctactgtggcagaaggtgccCCCCCTGCTAA
- the LOC142035019 gene encoding feather keratin Cos2-3-like has protein sequence MKGRYKRQPKSLLSHPLLLPPSPWEPVCSTSSLLLSQVHLQPHDMSCYNQCLPCRPCGPTPLANSCNEPCVRQCQNSTIVIEPPAVVVTLPGPILSSFPQNTVVGSSTSAAVGRILSCDGVPINSGCCDLSGISRRY, from the exons ATGAAGGGCAGGTATAAAAGGCAGCCCAAGTCCCTGCTCTCTCATCcactcctcttgcctccttctCCTTGGGAACCAG TGTGCTCTACTTCCTCCCTGCTTCTGTCCCAGGTGCACCTCCAGCCCCACGACATGTCCTGCTACAACCAGTGCCTGCCATGCCGGCCCTGTGGCCCGACCCCGCTGgccaacagctgcaacgagccctgtgtcaggcagtgccagaaCTCCACCATTGTCATTGAGCCCCCGgctgtggtggtgaccctgcccggccccatcctcagctccttcccgcagAACACCGTTGTGGGCTCCTCCACCTCCGCTGCTGTTGGCAGGATCCTCAGCTGTGATGGAGTGCCAATCAACTCTGGGTGCTGTGACCTCTCTGGCATTTCCAGACGCTACTAG
- the LOC142034593 gene encoding feather keratin Cos1-1/Cos1-3/Cos2-1-like: MIKASPAPHSLIHFSCLHLLGSQVHLQPQDMSCCDQCQPCQPCGPTPLANSCNEPCVRQCQNSTVVIEPSPVVVTLPGPILSSFPQNTIVGSSTSAAVGSILSCDGVPINSGCCDLSCITSRYCGRRCPPC; this comes from the exons ATGATaaaagccagcccagctcctcacTCTCTCATCCACTTCTCTTGCCTCCATCTCCTTGGGAGTCAG GTGCACCTCCAGCCCCAAGACATGTCCTGCTGTGaccagtgccagccctgccagccctgtggcCCGACCCCGCTGGCCAACAGCTGCAAtgagccctgtgtcaggcagtgccagaaCTCCACTGTCGTCATTGAGCCCTCTcccgtggtggtgaccctgcccggccccatcctcagctccttcccgcagAACACCATTGTTGGCTCCTCCACCTCCGCTGCCgttggcagcatcctcagctgtGATGGAGTGCCCATCAACTCTGGGTGCTGTGACCTCTCCTGCATCACCAGCCGctactgtggcagaaggtgccCCCCCTGCTAA
- the LOC142034896 gene encoding feather keratin Cos2-3: MSCYNQCQPCQPCGPTPLANSCNEPCVRQCQNSTVVIQPSPVVVTLPGPILSSFPQNTVVGSSTSAAVGSILSCDGVPINSGCCDLSCITSRYCGRRCPPC; the protein is encoded by the coding sequence ATGTCCTGCTACAaccagtgccagccctgccagccctgtggcCCGACTCCACTGGCCAACAGCTGCAAtgagccctgtgtcaggcagtgccagaaCTCCACCGTTGTCATCCAGCCCTCTcccgtggtggtgaccctgcctggccccatcctcagctccttcccgcagAACACCGTTGTGGGCTCCTCCACCTCCGCTGCCgttggcagcatcctcagctgtGATGGGGTGCCCATCAACTCTGGGTGCTGTGACCTCTCCTGCATCACCAGCCGctactgtggcagaaggtgccCCCCCTGCTAA